One window of Streptomyces sp. SUK 48 genomic DNA carries:
- a CDS encoding ATP-binding protein has translation MAECTPVVFLLVGLTGSGKTTYAQRKLEPEGAVRLSVDEVVHQRHGRYGVDYPENTYFEKEAPVVAELHRRLAELVAEGRDVVWDHGLWPRKDREAMKELVESAGGRWRLLYFPVERDELLRRLAKRNEREDANALVVTPEALDDFFVRFEAPQSEGEEIVEPDWL, from the coding sequence GTGGCCGAGTGCACTCCGGTGGTGTTCTTGCTGGTGGGGCTCACCGGCTCGGGGAAGACCACCTATGCCCAGCGGAAGCTGGAGCCTGAAGGTGCTGTGCGGCTTTCGGTGGACGAGGTGGTCCACCAGCGGCACGGCCGGTACGGCGTCGACTATCCCGAGAACACCTACTTCGAGAAGGAGGCTCCGGTCGTCGCCGAGCTGCACCGGCGGCTGGCCGAGCTGGTCGCCGAGGGCCGGGACGTGGTGTGGGACCACGGGCTGTGGCCGCGTAAGGATCGCGAGGCGATGAAGGAGCTGGTGGAGTCGGCCGGCGGACGGTGGCGGCTGCTCTACTTCCCGGTGGAACGCGACGAGCTGCTGCGCAGGCTGGCGAAGCGCAACGAGCGGGAGGACGCGAACGCGCTGGTCGTGACGCCGGAGGCCCTGGACGACTTCTTCGTCCGCTTCGAGGCGCCTCAGAGCGAGGGCGAGGAGATCGTGGAGCCGGACTGGCTCTGA
- a CDS encoding helix-turn-helix transcriptional regulator — MDARDDASTVEQAAEAFAAEVAYWREVRGLSKRELARRMGFDPSYVSHVESGRHKPTEDFARRAEDILNAGKALWKRWLDFETAKARTAPSAAPPPPRRAEQPYATGSAIVVEHDAARLDYDGRQYRLTMRRLLRNTGSEPITRYLIRISVDRYPGEPERSNAHYREHPLTWDELALTATCHGEDMRWQAKHDRDAFKEVWLLFENGQGRYPLHPGESVWIEYAYSAGDEKWGRWFQRAVRLPTEHLEVELAFPAALDPTVWGTETSMTAEAAPLRTAPIRRNEDGVSVFSWSTSTPALHARYRLEWRFRTRPERDTSQGEFR; from the coding sequence ATGGACGCGCGGGACGACGCTTCGACGGTTGAGCAGGCCGCCGAGGCGTTCGCGGCGGAGGTCGCCTACTGGCGTGAGGTGCGGGGGCTGTCCAAGCGGGAGCTGGCCCGCAGGATGGGCTTCGACCCGTCCTACGTCAGCCACGTCGAATCCGGGCGGCACAAGCCGACCGAGGACTTCGCCCGCCGTGCAGAGGACATCCTGAATGCGGGCAAGGCCCTGTGGAAACGCTGGCTCGACTTCGAGACGGCAAAGGCCCGCACGGCACCCTCGGCAGCCCCACCCCCGCCCCGCCGGGCCGAGCAGCCGTACGCGACGGGCTCGGCCATCGTCGTCGAGCACGACGCCGCACGCCTGGACTACGACGGGCGTCAGTACCGGCTGACGATGCGCCGACTGCTGCGGAACACCGGCAGCGAGCCGATCACCCGCTACCTGATCCGCATCAGCGTCGACCGCTACCCTGGCGAGCCCGAGCGCTCCAACGCCCACTACCGCGAGCACCCGCTGACCTGGGACGAACTCGCCCTGACGGCCACGTGCCACGGGGAGGACATGCGCTGGCAGGCCAAGCACGACCGCGACGCCTTCAAGGAAGTCTGGCTGCTCTTCGAGAACGGCCAGGGCCGGTACCCGCTGCACCCGGGCGAGTCGGTGTGGATCGAGTACGCCTACTCGGCGGGCGACGAGAAGTGGGGCCGCTGGTTCCAGCGCGCCGTCCGCCTGCCCACCGAGCACCTGGAGGTCGAACTCGCTTTCCCCGCCGCACTCGATCCCACGGTGTGGGGCACCGAGACCTCCATGACCGCCGAGGCGGCACCCTTGCGGACCGCCCCGATCCGGCGCAACGAGGACGGGGTAAGCGTCTTCTCCTGGAGCACGTCCACACCTGCCCTCCACGCCCGGTACCGTCTGGAATGGCGATTTCGGACCCGTCCCGAACGTGACACAAGCCAAGGGGAGTTCAGGTGA
- a CDS encoding glycosyltransferase: MRVLYLLNVSNASRLTADSGFTFADLLAPAMADAGAEVTVASPVPAGDARVHFAPTASPSTKYRARFDPGMDALVALMREWRPEVVVANQVEAAPAVRAALLEAKVDARIAGYCHYLPFSFTSNGMLELDPAMNGGGLGRSVLLAFAAGLAACDRVLVHSSTAASWVTAAAARTSVELGEKLHVVPAPRDGILVRDPADITPPGGRATGIYNHRLYAHYGTARFTQLARRLVAEAPVRLTVMDLFGTRSPERIRLDPSPERHLEALAAVDGVTVASDQDDRVRYRNLLAGAHFGIAPFRPGCPWSMSVIDCQAMGLPVIGPRTGWLAEHIDAELLFDTDDQAVQIAERLATDPEFYLVHAKRAHASTADLTPAMVAARYLEAIA; encoded by the coding sequence ATGCGTGTGCTGTACCTGCTCAACGTCTCCAACGCCAGTCGGCTGACCGCCGACTCCGGCTTCACCTTCGCCGACCTGCTCGCCCCGGCCATGGCCGACGCCGGGGCCGAGGTGACCGTGGCCTCCCCGGTCCCGGCCGGCGATGCCCGCGTGCACTTCGCGCCCACCGCCTCGCCGTCCACCAAGTACCGAGCCCGCTTCGACCCTGGCATGGATGCCCTGGTCGCACTGATGCGCGAATGGCGGCCCGAGGTGGTGGTGGCCAATCAGGTAGAGGCCGCCCCCGCAGTGCGGGCCGCGCTGCTGGAGGCCAAGGTGGACGCGCGGATCGCCGGGTACTGCCACTACCTGCCGTTCTCCTTCACCAGCAACGGCATGCTGGAGCTGGACCCGGCGATGAACGGCGGCGGCCTCGGCCGCAGCGTACTGCTGGCCTTCGCGGCTGGTCTCGCGGCCTGCGACCGCGTGCTGGTCCACTCCTCCACCGCTGCCTCGTGGGTCACCGCAGCCGCCGCCCGCACCAGCGTCGAACTCGGCGAGAAACTGCACGTCGTCCCTGCCCCCAGGGACGGGATCCTGGTGCGTGACCCGGCTGACATCACCCCGCCCGGGGGCCGGGCTACCGGCATCTACAACCACCGCCTGTACGCGCACTACGGCACCGCCCGCTTCACCCAGCTCGCCCGCCGCCTCGTCGCCGAGGCCCCGGTGCGGCTCACGGTGATGGACCTGTTCGGCACCCGCAGCCCCGAGCGCATTCGCCTCGACCCCAGCCCCGAGAGGCACCTGGAGGCACTCGCAGCCGTGGACGGCGTCACGGTCGCCTCCGACCAGGACGACCGCGTGCGCTACCGCAACCTGCTGGCCGGCGCCCACTTCGGCATCGCCCCCTTCCGCCCCGGCTGTCCCTGGTCGATGTCGGTGATCGACTGCCAGGCGATGGGCCTGCCCGTGATCGGGCCGCGCACCGGCTGGCTGGCCGAACACATCGACGCAGAGCTGCTCTTCGACACCGACGACCAAGCCGTCCAGATCGCCGAGCGCCTCGCAACCGACCCGGAGTTCTACCTGGTGCACGCCAAGCGCGCGCACGCCTCCACCGCCGACCTCACACCCGCGATGGTTGCCGCCCGCTACCTGGAGGCGATCGCATGA
- a CDS encoding FkbM family methyltransferase, with protein sequence MPSSVLARALRAYVRHAPGTVGKARLVGCFLDEHLRTHPVHTAVRLRSGDVVTVTTSDVIQRYQYLFGEWEPNLSAFLRDRLQPGDTFIDVGAHRGAFSLLASRAVGPHGRVVAIEPSPQFHDDLSAAATANHRTNIQTVRSAASDTPGTLTLYLEDPANLGHTSAVQPRHVHAAFEVPTAPLIDLVSQAEFAATRIIKIDVEGAEAAAIRGLLPALPHLRDDAELVVEVTPRLLAKQGEKAADVIDSLREHGYHVYTINNDYDPATYPRTMRLPQPPVRCTETPKDLTDLVFSRTDADHLTLGR encoded by the coding sequence ATGCCCTCCTCCGTTCTCGCCCGCGCGCTGCGGGCCTACGTCCGCCACGCCCCCGGAACCGTGGGCAAGGCACGGCTCGTCGGCTGCTTCCTCGACGAGCACCTGCGAACCCATCCCGTCCACACCGCCGTCCGGCTGCGGTCCGGTGACGTGGTCACCGTCACCACCAGCGACGTCATCCAGCGCTACCAGTACCTGTTCGGCGAGTGGGAGCCGAACCTGAGCGCCTTCCTGCGCGACCGTCTCCAGCCCGGGGACACCTTCATCGACGTCGGAGCCCACCGCGGCGCGTTCAGCCTCCTCGCCTCCCGTGCAGTCGGCCCCCATGGCCGCGTCGTGGCCATCGAGCCCTCCCCGCAGTTCCACGACGACCTGAGTGCTGCGGCCACCGCCAACCACCGCACCAACATCCAAACTGTCCGTTCCGCCGCCTCCGACACCCCCGGCACGCTGACCCTCTACCTGGAGGACCCCGCCAACCTCGGCCACACCAGCGCCGTCCAGCCCCGTCATGTCCACGCGGCCTTCGAGGTGCCCACCGCACCTCTGATCGACCTGGTCAGCCAGGCCGAATTCGCCGCCACCCGGATCATCAAGATCGACGTCGAAGGTGCGGAAGCAGCAGCGATCCGAGGACTTCTGCCCGCGCTCCCACACCTCCGCGACGACGCGGAACTCGTTGTGGAAGTCACCCCCAGGCTCCTGGCCAAGCAGGGCGAGAAAGCGGCCGACGTCATCGACAGCCTGCGCGAGCATGGCTACCACGTCTACACGATCAACAACGACTACGACCCGGCTACCTACCCCCGGACCATGCGCCTACCGCAGCCGCCCGTCCGGTGCACCGAAACCCCGAAGGACTTGACCGACCTGGTCTTCTCCCGCACCGACGCCGATCACCTCACGCTCGGGCGCTGA
- a CDS encoding mobilization protein yields MVPDVSTGDRTRGLLSYLFGPGRRDEHTDPHIVAAFAMPGITDPGRVRLEEHQDALTELARYLDQPVELRRQRTGKNVPQHVWHCPVRTAPGDRYLTDAEWAEVARRVVHATGIAPHGDDSGCRWIAVRHAEDHIHIMATSVREDGRRPRNKRDGQRAQAECRKIEVELGLRRLRSGDGTAPKTPTGAEVAKAERQGRKTTSRQWLREHAYAAAAAARDEHEYFAVLTALGIKVQKRLGPETGDTTGYSLAAPGGTDARNEPVYYAGSSLAPDLSLNRLRERFAPAPTDTAVTATVRARARGTKSDAWRRAESELRSTHAFLLGPEGGQDLEAFDRRVQAQAAAFAELLHNTAATAPKAARAELHAAAAAFGRANRSAIRAEHQSAYALRQAGKELIRAVGGEDGSAVASLLAIAVYVLIALDHWHQQRGHEQQAAAAQQALAHLQNAYQRTARPELARLTDRTPGPDEIRRLAAVVQAAVPAHAQRILTDPAWPALATTLAQAESAGTPPRHALTAAAEQRELDSADHPAEVLTWRLRHTTAQQTAARTRAATTRTRHATTTRTPLTTTPPAIQRPTDTVHRKR; encoded by the coding sequence GTGGTGCCTGATGTCTCCACCGGGGACCGCACGCGCGGCCTGCTCTCCTACCTTTTCGGACCGGGACGCCGCGACGAGCACACCGACCCGCACATCGTCGCCGCCTTCGCCATGCCCGGAATCACCGATCCCGGCCGCGTCCGGCTGGAAGAGCACCAGGACGCGCTCACCGAACTCGCCCGCTACCTCGACCAGCCTGTCGAACTGCGCCGACAGCGCACCGGGAAGAACGTGCCGCAGCACGTGTGGCACTGCCCCGTCCGCACAGCCCCCGGCGACCGCTACCTCACCGACGCCGAATGGGCCGAGGTCGCGCGCCGCGTCGTCCACGCCACCGGGATCGCCCCGCACGGCGACGACTCCGGCTGCCGGTGGATCGCGGTACGCCACGCCGAGGACCACATCCACATCATGGCCACCAGCGTCCGCGAGGACGGCCGCCGTCCCCGCAACAAACGCGACGGCCAGCGCGCCCAGGCCGAATGCCGCAAGATCGAAGTCGAACTCGGACTGCGCCGGCTGAGGTCCGGTGACGGCACCGCACCCAAGACGCCCACCGGTGCCGAGGTGGCCAAGGCCGAGCGTCAGGGCCGCAAGACGACCAGCCGGCAGTGGCTGCGCGAGCACGCCTACGCCGCAGCAGCAGCCGCGCGTGACGAACACGAGTACTTCGCGGTACTCACCGCGCTGGGCATCAAGGTCCAGAAACGGCTCGGCCCCGAGACCGGTGACACCACCGGCTACAGCCTCGCCGCCCCCGGCGGCACCGACGCCAGGAACGAACCGGTCTACTACGCCGGCTCCAGCCTCGCCCCCGACCTGTCCCTCAACCGCCTGCGTGAACGCTTCGCCCCAGCCCCCACCGACACTGCAGTCACGGCCACCGTCCGCGCCCGTGCTCGGGGCACGAAGAGCGACGCGTGGCGACGCGCCGAATCCGAACTGCGCAGCACCCACGCCTTCCTCCTCGGCCCAGAAGGCGGGCAGGACCTGGAAGCGTTCGACCGGCGGGTACAGGCCCAGGCGGCGGCATTCGCCGAACTGCTCCACAACACCGCCGCCACCGCCCCGAAGGCAGCGCGAGCAGAACTACATGCCGCAGCAGCCGCGTTCGGCCGTGCGAACCGCTCAGCGATCCGTGCAGAGCACCAGAGCGCGTACGCCCTACGACAGGCAGGCAAAGAACTGATACGCGCCGTGGGCGGCGAGGACGGCTCCGCGGTGGCCTCCCTACTGGCCATCGCCGTCTACGTGCTGATCGCTTTGGACCACTGGCACCAGCAGCGCGGCCACGAACAGCAGGCCGCCGCCGCCCAGCAGGCCCTCGCCCACCTGCAGAACGCCTACCAGCGCACCGCCCGCCCCGAACTCGCCCGCCTCACCGACCGCACCCCCGGACCGGACGAGATCCGCCGCCTCGCCGCAGTCGTCCAGGCAGCCGTACCCGCCCACGCCCAGCGCATCCTCACCGACCCGGCCTGGCCCGCCCTCGCCACCACCCTCGCCCAAGCCGAATCCGCCGGCACCCCACCTCGCCACGCACTCACAGCCGCAGCCGAACAACGAGAACTCGACAGCGCCGACCACCCCGCCGAAGTCCTCACCTGGCGACTCCGCCACACCACCGCCCAACAGACCGCCGCCCGCACCCGCGCAGCCACCACCCGCACCCGCCACGCGACAACCACCCGCACCCCACTCACCACCACACCCCCCGCCATCCAGCGGCCCACCGACACCGTGCACCGCAAGCGCTGA
- a CDS encoding NUDIX hydrolase, whose protein sequence is MNASVMNSRNAVCVIVHDSAADMVAAVLYAARNWSPQPAWTLPGGKAEPGEALDEAAARELKEETGLLVDPAGLVLVHVIHVEQGWDQAGQFVLFVFATDTWTGELTNTEPDKHLTVQWVTANSMPEPAFPTTTQALAAYRDGGPAFSRHGWSVPAT, encoded by the coding sequence ATGAACGCCAGCGTCATGAACAGCCGCAACGCGGTCTGTGTGATCGTCCACGACAGCGCCGCCGACATGGTCGCCGCCGTGCTCTACGCCGCCCGCAACTGGTCTCCGCAGCCCGCCTGGACCCTACCCGGCGGCAAGGCCGAACCGGGCGAAGCCCTGGACGAGGCCGCCGCCCGCGAACTCAAGGAGGAGACCGGCCTGCTCGTCGACCCGGCCGGCCTGGTACTCGTTCACGTCATCCACGTAGAACAGGGCTGGGACCAGGCTGGGCAGTTCGTCCTCTTCGTCTTCGCCACCGACACGTGGACCGGTGAACTGACCAACACCGAGCCGGACAAGCACCTGACGGTCCAGTGGGTCACCGCGAACAGCATGCCCGAGCCCGCGTTCCCGACCACCACACAGGCCCTGGCCGCATACCGGGACGGAGGGCCCGCCTTCTCCCGCCACGGGTGGTCGGTCCCCGCGACTTAA